The genomic interval AATCGAAACCCAATCGAGGATCGACGTCCACGGCAGGATGTCCAGAGTGCCGTTGTCGTCCAGGTCCAGGTCCTGGTTCAGCGAGCCGGTGAACCCGGAAACCAACATGTGCGTAACGTTGTCCGTGTTCTCGAAGTTCAGCGGGTTGCTGCCGGGGAGCACGAGGTCGGGCGTTCCCAGAGTGAACGTCGATTCGGTCACCAGGAAGAAACCGTCTGCCGCGATCGAGTGGCCTGCAAGGTCAACCACGACCTCGATCACGCCGCTGCCGCCGGTGCCGTCGCCGATCACGAGGTACGTGAGATCGTTCAGCGAGTAGCCGGGTGTGCCGAACAGCTCGAAGTATTCGTCGTTGTCCGTGCCGGGCTGGTCAGTGCGGATCTCGTTGATGACGGGAGCCGCAAACGCGGAAGTAAGGAGGCCGAGCCCGAGGGCGCCCGCGCCAATCCTGAAGCCGAAAGCCATTTCGCATCTCCTTTTGCTATCTAGCGGATCAGCCTCCGGCTGGGTCGAGCCACGAAGCAAAGCAAAGCCGGACAAGCGCTCCGGCCAACAAACAGGAATCCTACCTGCATTGTCTGCGCATGGGATAGGCCTTTCACCACGGAGCCCCATGTGGACTTGCGACACGGTCCGTCTGTCTCGGCAACGCGATGTCCGACCCCCGCCTCGAGAGCCCGCCGCTCGCAGCCGAGCGATCTACGCGAGTGCGGGGCCCGGCGGGCTGATAGAGCCCAGATCCGTGCTGCTGCGAGTGCCCCGACGGTTGCATGGAGGAGTTTAGTACGATACGACGAAAGTAAAGTCCGGAGGTGCGGGCATGCCCGAAATGGCCGAGATCGAAGCAGAGCTTGCGCGTGACTCGACGGTGGAGGACCATGAGCGACGAGCCATCCTGGGGCTGCTGACCAAGTGGCTGGGCGGAGCGCTTGTCGGCGCGACCCTGATTCGGGGGGCCGACGCACAGCAGACTTCGCAGCCCACCCCAAAGAAGCGCAGGTATGGCATGGTAATAGACACTCGTAGGTGTGTCGGATGCCGGGCATGCGTGATCGCGTGCAAAGCGGAGAATAAGACTCCTCCGGGGGTCTACTACGCGGTGGTCGTGGATCAGGTTGTGGGGCCGAGCATCGACGACAAGCCGCTGTTCATGACCAAGCCCTGTTTCCACTGCGAACACCCGCCTTGTACCGACGTGTGCCCAGTCTCCGCCACATTCAAGCGCGAGCAGGACGGTATCGTCGTGGTGGATTACGATCGCTGCATCGGATGTCGTTACTGCATGACGGCGTGCCCTTACTCCGCACGCTGGTTCGATTTCGACGAGAACTACCCGGCAGTGGAGCAAGACACTCCGTATCGGAGTGTTCCCTCGCCCGAGTATCGGCAGTATCGAAAACGACGCCAGGGCCAGTCCCCGGTCGGCAACGTAAGGAAGTGCACGTTCTGCCTGCACCTACAGGACGAGCATGGGAGGTACGACAAAGCCTCAGGCCGCTGGCCCGCTTGTGCGAAAACATGTACGGGGCATGCAATCCACTTTGGTGACCTGTCCGACCCTTCAGACGAAGTGTACAGGCTCCTGCGCGAGAGAACGGCCATCCGCCTCAAGGAGGAGCTCGGTACGGAGCCGAGTGTCTACTACCTTATCTGATAGCGAGGCTTCGCAAGCATGGTACAAGCATTAGCAGGATCGTACGACCCGTCCAAGGCGATGAAGCGTCTCTTTTGGGCCGCGGGTATAGTGCTATTCCTGGTGGGCCTGATTGGCTTTTTCGACCGATTTGTCTACGGACACCTACACGCGCACTATGGCAGTATCGTTACGTGGGGACTGTGGGTGGCGGCGTACATCTACTTCATCGGTCTCTCGGCAGGATCGTTCCTCATCTCCTCGTTAGTGTATGTTTTCGGAGTCAAGCAGTTCGAGCAGACTGGTCGCCTTGCGCTGTTCACTGCACTGGTCACGCTGGTGTTGGCATTGCTCTCCATCGTGTTGGACCTCGGACACATGGGCCGTGCATGGCATGTGATGGCCTACCCCAACTTCAAGTCTCCGATGGCTTGGATGATCTGGCTCTACGGGGCGTATATGTTGCTCCTGGCAGCCGAGATATGGTTCGTGGTTCGGCGAGACATGGTGAGACTGTCGGGCGGCAAGGGGCTACGAGCAAAGTTCTACCATCTGCTGACGTTCTTTTGCAAGGCAACTACTCCTGAAAGCGAGACCCGCGACCGCCGTGTCGTTCGAGTGTTGGCGACGATCGGCGTGCCTTTGGCAATCATGTTCCACGGCGGGGTTGGAGCATTGTTCGGGGTAGTGGCCGCACGTCCACACTGGCACAGTGGTCTCTTTCCCATTCTGTTCGTACTGTCGGCGCTGGTAAGCGGGGGTGCGCTGCTGACGATGGTGGCAGCGGTGTTCCAGGATGGCTGGCGGCGCAACAGTCAGACCGTGGTTGCGTTGGGACAGCTCGTACTAGGGCTGTTACTGTTGGACGTGATCTTCCAGGTTTCCGAGTTCCTCGTGGCATTTCGCGGGGGAATACCTGGGCACGTGGCGGGGCTTCAGCTCGTCATCAGTGGCCCTTACTGGTGGGTGTTCTGGGCTTGGCAGGTAGGAGTCGGCACGCTCGCCCCCATTTTATTGTTGGTGCTACCTACCAAACGCAATCCTGCATGGGTATCGCTGGCCGCGCTGCTGATTGCAGCGGGCCTCTTCGGAATGCGCCTGAATATCGTGATCCCGGGCCTCGCAGTCGAAGAGATCAAGGGGCTCTCGCAAGCGGTCGCCTCACTACGCACGACACCGCACTACTTCCCGAGCCTGCAGGAGTTCCTGGTGACCATCGGCATCGGGGGGCTCGGACTGCTGCTCTTCGGCCTAGGGGAACTGCTCTTGCCACGCTCGAGTGACGACTTGGAGGGCAAGTATGTACGTCTTTGATGAGAAGATCGGGAGACGGAGGTTCGTCAAGACGCTCGTTGCGGGCGCAGCCGCGGGCTCGCTGGCGGGTTGTGCATCGTTCGGATCGCGACCGCGCGACCTCCCTTACGACGAGGAAGGACTTCGGGAGTGGGGTCGCGAGGCCGGCGAGTGGATTCCGTCTTGCTGCAACATGTGCGGCGGGCAATCCGGCATCCTGTGTCACGTCGTTAACGGCGTGCTAGAGAAGATCGAACCGAATCACTGGAACCCGAACAACTACACGAACATCTCTTCGGACTTCTTCGATGGCTACACGGAAGAATTCGGTTGCGCCGAGGGCGGAGCCATTTGTCCAAAGGGCAACGCCGGCATCATGGCTCTGTACGATCCCGACCGTCTCCGTACTCCACTCAAGCGTACCAATCCAAAGAAGGGACGCGACGAGGACCCTCGGTGGCAGGAGATAAGTTGGACGCAGGCCGTCCACGAGATCGCGGACAAGTTAGGTGCTCTCCGCGACGCCGGAGAGGCACACAAACTGCTTTGGTGGAGCGAGGACCACAGCTTCACACACATTCAGGACGATTTCTGCAAACTCTTCGGGTCGCCCAACTACTCGATGCACTCGAACCTATGCGATGTGGCACGGAAGGCCAGTTTTAAGATGGTCGTCGGGCACGACAGACCACTTGCAGACTTCATCCAATCGAAGTTCATCTTGCTCTTCGGATGGAACCCTACGAGTGCCATCAAGTGGGTATATCTCCCCAGGATCATCACACGTGCGATCGAGAGAGGTGCGCGGATGGTAGTGGTAGATCCGTACCTCTCCGATACTGCGGCAAAGGCGCAAGAGTGGGTACCGATTCGCCCTGGTACCGACGGCGCGCTGGCTCTCGCGTTGGGGCACGTAATCGTGCGTGACCACCTGTATGATGAGGGATTCGTCACTAACTGGACAGTGGGCTTCCCAGAATACCGGGATTTCGTTCGCGACAAGACACCGCAGTGGGCGGAGAAGATCACATCCGTGCCGGCTGCTACGATCGAGCGCATTGCGCATCAACTGGCCACGATAAAGCCGGCGGTGGTGGATGCATGGAGCGGCCCTGGACATCATTCGAACGGGGTACAGTCGGGCAGGGCAATCGCCATGCTGGGGGCCCTGATCGGCGGCTACGATCGGCCCGGAACCTTGTTGATCCCGGATAAGCGCGGGGAGAAGCACGTCGAGGTAGAGCCGGACGAGATCGCGGAACGCTCCCTGGAGCAGCCTCGCTTCGATGGATTGGAAGACTTTCCGTTCGGACACAAATCCGGTGTTTATGGCCGATGTTTCGAACGACTCCTTACCGGGCAGGGGCCGTACACGCCGAAGATGGGAATTTGCATATTCCAGAATCTCGTTATGAGCGGCCCTGGCAGTTCGAAGGTCGAGGAGGCGCTCAAGAAGCTCGAGACACTGGTAGTAGTGGACACCATGATGAGCGAGACCGCTTGGCTCGCAGACTACGCTATTCCCGGTACCGTGTATCTCGAGCGCTACGACCTCAATTCACACTGGGTGTCATGGCCTGCTCTCGGTCTCAGACAGCCCGTCGTGAAAGCTGCGAAGAGGCTTGCCGAGCCCTATCCCTACCAGGGCGGTATCTACGGCCAGATGGCAGAGTACGAGTTCGTGGCTGCCCTAGGGCGCCGGCTAGGTCTGAGAGACCATGGCGGCAAAGAGTTCTTTTTCATCGGACCGCTCCGAGGCGCACCAATCGAGGACCTGACGGAGTGGTATGAGGACTACCTCAGTAACGAGCTTACACGCGGCGCCCCAGGTATTACCCTAGAGGAGCTGAAACGCCTACCAGGTGCAGTGTGGGTGGACAGAAGTGGTACGCGATACGAGAAATATGCCGAGGCGCTGTCGCCCGAGGAAGTCCGCAGTGCCGTTTTCGAGGGAGGTAGACAGAACGATGGAACTGCTATCTTCGACAAGCCCAAGGATCAACACGGGAAGCGCATCGGCACGGTGATCGGTGGGCGGCCCCTCAGAGGATTCGCCACTCCCAGCGGAAAAGTCGAGTTCGCTAACCCCGCGATGGCCGACCGCAAGGATGCCACAGGCAAGCCCCTGGACCCGCTCCCCGTGTATCTGCCACGCAACTGGCAGCCGGACTCCGAGTACCCGCTCTACCTTATCAATTGGAAAGAGGCGAGCCATACACACACGCGAACTCAGAACAACGCCTGGTTGCTGGACATCAAGCCCAGTAACTCCCTGGTGATTCACCCTGATACGGCGGCGCGACACGGGATTCGGGACGGTGATGAAATTTGGGTGGAGTCGAAGTTCGGCAAAACTCGCGCGGTCGCCAAGGTCACGAAGCGGATCCATCCCGAGGTCGTCGGCGCGCAGCACGGCTTCGGACACTGGAGGTCCGGCAGTAGGGCGATGGGCCGTGGGACTTCGTTCGGAGATCTGAACACGATTGCCTACGACCCCATCAGCGGGCAGGGGTTGCACAAGGAAGTCTGCGTAAAGATCTACCGCATCTGATCTCGTCTAGAGCGTCGTCACTCCGCGCCAGGCACTGACCAGAGGTTCGGGCGTTCCTCATAGGCTACGTTCAGGAACATCAGGTCGGGGTCCAGCGCCTCCACGTGGCCGTCCACGAAGAGCATAACGATCCCACGGTGCGGGTGGCGAGGATGCGTGTTGCCTGGCGCCCAGGGCTTGCCGGCGTCGGTGCGGCGCACGCCCAGCCGCGTGATTCGCCTGGTCTCGCCATCGGCTCGCTCGTTCGAGTTGTCGAAGCCGAGAAGAAACCCGTCGTTGCCGCCAGCCATGGGCAGCGGGTCGAAGCTGCTGGCGCGCCCACCGGCCACCGAGTCGGCGATCAGTGCCGTAGCCGCGGCCCGCTCGATCCGGTTCCGGTCGGCGCCCGCGACCCCCACGAACATGCCGTAGGTCAGCAGAATGTCGCCTGCGTCAGCGACGGGCTCGGGGTTGGTCAGTACCGTGTGCTCCTCTGGGCCGGCAGCTGGGCACCGAAACACCTTCGGGTCTCCCACGCGGCCCACCAGCGATGTCACCCACGTACGCGGTCGTCCCTTGCTGTCCAGGGCGACTTCGCCGTTTTCACCGCGAACGTAAGCGGGAGGCAGGCGATCGCCCGAATCGAGCATGTAGAGCTGGAGCGCGGTGTAGATTCGGTGCATGTTGCTCTGACAACCGACGTAGCGCGCGTTGTCTCGGAAGTAAAGGAAGAGCCAGTAGAGCAGGCCGAGAAGGACCAACATGGCAACGAAAGCCACTCGTTTGTCGGTCGGAGTGAGGTGTAGGCCCTTGCTTCGCTCTTCGCCGGGCTCGGCCGGCATGGTCGCCTGTATCACGAACCTGGCGGCGTGAAGCCGGTCGAAGCGGTCTCGCCCCGCCGCGGCCAGTCCACGGCGTCCAGCATTCTAGAGATGGCTTCGTAGTCGGGTGCGAAGTCGTCAGAACTGATGAAGCGCGTCGGCAGGATGACACTCTTCACGTCGGTCGAGGGGTTCAAGCTGCGCCCCCATAACATCAGCGAGGCGAGCTGGTTCGCGTCTAGTCCGGTGACGCTTCGGCGCACGGTCTCGGCGATGCGCGGAATCGCGACGGGCGGCTGTTCGGCGATTCGGCGCTGTAGTGCGAGAAGAAAGTTCTGTTGTCGCTTCCCACGCATGAAGTCGCTGTCGGTATGCCGGAAGCGCACGTAGCCCATCGCCTGCTCGCCGTTCAGCACCTGAGGGCCTTTCTTCAGGTTGATGTACAATCCCCCCGCGCGGTCCGTGTACTTCATGTTCTTCTCGACATCCACCCACACGCCGCCGACTTCGTCCACCAGTCGCTTGAAGCCTTGGTAGTTCAGCGTCACCACGTAGTCGATCTCGACCCCCAGCATGTTCTCGACGGTAGCTTTAGCCAACGCGGGCCCGCCGTAAGCGTTAGCGGCGTTGATCTTGGAGCGGCCCCGTCGCCCAGGGATCTCCACATAGGTGTCCCTCGGGATGGAGATGAGAAAGGCGCGTTTCTGGCGCAGGTCCAGCCGTGCGACCATCATCGTGTCGCTGCGCGTGTGGTCGAACGTGACGAAGCCTCTCTTGCCATAGTTCGCATCTACACCCAGCGCGAGGATGGTGATAGTGTCCTTCGCGAACACGCGCTCCGGTGAGGTGCCGCCAGCGAGATTCATTATAGCAGCGGTGAGCAGCGGGCTGCCACCCAGCGTCATGCCCGCGCCGAGTGACACTCCGCACAGGAGCGCCCACGAGCACCACTTCAGTAGGACCTTCCAAGTCGGCGAGCTATCCATATACCTCCGGACGAACGGAACTGGGTTCGGGGGATCGAGTCTAGCACTCGGCAAACGACCGAGTCAAAACCTTTGGCCATAACGACCATAGCACGGCCCAGCCTTGCTTCGTCGCCACATTCACGAAGCGGCAACCGGTCTCCTGGGTTCCCGCCTGCGCGGGAACCCAGGACTTTTGATTTGCCGCCGGACGTGGCCGTGACCACAGGAGACTGTCCGTTGCAGGCCGCGGGCCCTTTAGGGTTGGATTAGTTTCGGCAGCGCCAGATTCGGGCGCTTGCTGAAGTCCGGCTTGGGCGGCGGCTCCTTCGCCAACAGCTCCTGCACCATCTCGATGGCCTTCTCCATCTGGGGATCGCGGCCCGCCACGTAGTCTTGCGGCGTGATGTCTATGTCCACGTCCGGGTCGGTGCCGTAGTTCTCCACACCCCACCCCACGTCGAAGAACCAGAACGAGTATTCCGGCTGCGAGGTGATGGTACCGTCGGCCAGCATGTTGCGAGGCCAGATTCCTATCACCCCACCCCACGTGCGTTTGCCGATCAGCGGCCCGAGGCCCATCAACTTCCACGCGTGGCTCACGATGTCACCGTCGGACCCGGCCCACTGATTGGTCAGCGCCACCATCGGGCCCGCGACCGAGAAGGGCGGATAGGGCTCGGGCTGGCCCCAGCGCGACACGTCGTAGCCGATCCGCTTGCGCGCCAGCTTTTCCAGCAGCAGGCATGATACGTGCCCGCCTCGGTTGTAGCGCACATCCACGATCATGGCCTCGCGTGCCACCTCGGCTAGGAAGAGGCGGTGGAACTCGGCATAGCCTTGGGGTCCCATGTCGGGTATGTGTACGTAGCCGACGCGGCCCCCGGTCTTCTCGTGCACGTAGCGCCGGTTGGCTTCCACCCACTCTCGATAACGCAGTTTGAACTCGCCTTTGAGCGCCTTGACGGTGACATCGCGCCTGGCTCCGTCCGTACCTTCGATTGTCAGAACTACCTCCGACTCTGCTTGGTGGACTAGCGCTTGGTAGGGCGAGAAGTCTTTGGACAGCGGCCGACCGTTCACAGCTAACAGTGCATCACCGACACTTACGTTCACTCCTGGTGCCAGAAGGGGTGACGAGCACTGATCCTCTCCCGGCGCGCCGGGCAGGATGGAAGTGAAGCGATAGTGGGTCCCGTCGAAGGCGATGTCCGCACCCAGGAAGCCCTGCGGATAGGTGGGTTCGGGTCGGTAGTCGCCCCCGAACTCATAGGCATGCGAGGTGCCCAGCTCGCCTTGCATCTCCCACACCAAATCGGAGAACTCTCCACGAGTGCTAACACGATCTATGAGCGGTGAGTAACGGTCCCACACCGCGTCCCACTCGATCTGCGACATATCCTCGGTCCAGAAGTGCTCGCGCTGCAGCCGCCACGCCTCTCGCGCCATCTGCTTCCACTCGACCGGAGGAACCACTGACAACTTGATACGTGTCAGGTTCACCCATCCGGACAGTCGTCCCGGCTCCTCCTTCTCCATCCTCTCGTCTGGTTTGGCACCCGCCTTCACGACGCGTAGCCGAGCCCCCGCCTGGTATGCCATCGTCTTCGAGTCGCGAGAGAGGGTGAAACCACTCATGCCTTGCACCAGGGGCTCCACCTTCTGCGTATCGAAGTCGAACATCTCCAGCGTTGCGCGCGCGGAAGGCTCGGTCTCCGGCCAGGGGATGTCCAGAGCGCCCATCGGCTGTACGGAGGTGAATAGCACCTTGCCGGGGATGCCGGCGATGCGCTGGTAGATGCCCTCTGCAACCGGGAACGCCAGCACGCGATTGGTGATGCCGTCCAGATCGATCTCCACGGGCTTCGGGCCTTCTTCCTTCTTCTCGCCCTCTTCTGCGGGCGACGTCTCCGGCTTGGCCGGCTCGAGCGGGCGCGGTTCTGGTAAGAACGGCGAGCGGGCATCCGCCTTCAGGGTGATTACATACGGCTTCATCCCTTTGGGGAAGCCGAGATCGAAGTGAAGGTTGTCATAAACCGGGTTCAGCACTCGCATGCCGAGGAAATAGAGGTACTTGCCCTCCGGATCGAACGCAGGTTCGACGTCGTGCAGCACGGGCTCGGTGGCAAAGTGCGTGTCGCCCGTCTCGCGGTTCCACAGCTTGATGGCCGTCACGTAGTTATCGAGCGGGAGTCCGTAGGCGGCCCAGCGTCCGTCCGGCGACCAGCAAAACCCCTGGATGGGACGTGCCTGGCTGGCGTCCACTCGCGCACACGTGCCAGCTTCCAGATCCACGAACACTAACTCGTTGCGATGATTCGCGAGCAGTGCATGGTCTGCGGTGGGCGAGATGCGCACTTCCGCTGGCCGTCCGATGTCCAACCCTTCGATCCGTTTGCACTCGCCGTTCTTCGTGTCATGGATATCGAGTGCGTAATCGCCCCCCTCGTCCGTGACTGTCAGCACGCGCTTACCGTCGTTCAGCCATCTCGTCAGCCGATACCTGGCAGGAGCATCGGGGTGCCCTTGCGACACGACCGCGCCCTCCCAATTGCCCATCACGAAGCTCTTGCCACGGGCGTTGATGGCTAGTGAGTGCCCTTCGGGATGCAGGTCGTAGGTTTCGAGATACTTGGCGGCATCCACGAACTTCCGTTGACGTTGCGCACGCGAGCCCGTGTACTCGACGTTCACCTTTTCGTACCTGTCGGACTCGATGTCGTACACATACAGGTCCGCGCCAGAGTGGTACACGATTCGCTTTCCGTCGCTGTTAGGGAATCGCACGAAGTAGTCGGAGTGGTGGGTGTGCCGCTTCAGGTCCTCGCCTTTCGGCGTGCAGGAGTATAGGTTCGCGATGCCCTCGTGATCGGAGATGAAGTACACCCGCTCGCCGATCCACATCGGTCTCGCGAGGTTGCCCTTCAGCTGGATCAGACGCTCGAACACCCCGTTGCCCTCCCGGTCGATCCACAGATCGCCCGCGGTGCCGCCACGATAGCGCTTCCACCTGGCAGGGTCGTTGTTGTTACGTCCCAGCACGGTAGCCCTTCCACAGTGCACCCAGATGCTGACGGCGGGTCCGACGGGCCACGGCTCGTGCATACCACCTTCCGGCCGGATCGCGTGCACGTAGCCGATGCGGTCCCGTGGTTGTCCGTAGTCGGTGCTGAACAGGATATATGAGCCACACGGCGTCCACCCGAGTACCGTGCTATTGCAGCCGAGGTAGGTGACCCGGCGCACGGGCCCGCCCTCGGCTGGCATCACGTACACCTCGGGGTTGCCCTCTTCGCGCCCTGTGAAGGCAATGGTTTTGCCGTCCGGCGAGAAATGCGGGTTGGCGACGGCACCCAAATTCGCGGTCAAGCGACGCGCGACGCCGCCCGCCGCGGGCACCTCCCACAGATCGTCCTCGGATACGAACACGATACGGTCGCCGTAAATCGCGGGGAAACGATAGTAACCGGATGCAGACATTGCGCAGCCCTCCCTCAGTACAGCGGCCCGGCCCCGAGGCCGGGTCGTCCGCGGACAGCGCTCAGGCGATTGCCCGTTGCGCCACCATCTCTATCGGTTACGGCGACCAAAGAGGGCTCTCCTTCTCAGGGGCCCAGCGGCCGTCCCGGCGCCAGCCAGGTGCAAAGGAATAGGCCGCTCGCAAGCGAAACCCCCAATCGTGAACCCTTACGAAGTCGGGATGCGACCGAGCACCGGGTGGAGCTGGCTCGTTGCGGCTCTGCTCGTCGGCGTTCTTCTCGGGTTCACGGCGAGCCGGTTCGGGCTCTTCGACCTGGACGAGGGGTTCTACGCATCGGCTGCGGCGGAGATGGTGCGGAGCGGCGACTACCTCACGCCGCGGTACGCCCAGAAGCCCTTCTTGGAGAAGCCTCCGCTGCTCTATTGGTGCATGGCTGCATTTCTGCGCATGGGGGTCCCGGGCGAGTCGGCAGTGCGCTTGCCGTCCGTGCTTGCTGCAACCCTGCTCTTGATCATGGTAGGGTGGGCGGCTGCAAGGAGGGGAGCGGGAGTGCTCGCGGTCGTGGGGCTCGCCGTCACCCCGATCTTCTTCGGTCTGGGCAGCCTGGCCTACACGGATATGCTATTGACGCTCTTCCTCACCGCGGCGCTCCTGCTTTTCTGGAGCTCGCTGACCGGTGGTCCGGCGTGGCTACGCGGGCCGATGGCGATCTGCCTCGGACTCGCCACACTCACCAAAGGCCCCGTCGCGCTGGTGCTGTTTCTGCTGATCGCCGGGATCACCTACTGGAAGATTCCCTCCGTGCGTCATGCATATCGGAAGTGGTGGGTGGAAGCCGCCATCTTGTACGTATTGGTGGCCGTGCCTTGGTACTACCTCATCTACAAGGTGCACGGGTCGGAGTTCTTCTCCGAGTTCATTCTGCGGCAGAACCTCGGGAGATTCGGCGGCGGAGACACCGCGCACGCGGCGCCTATCTACTTTTACTTGCCGGTGCTCCTGGTGGGGATGTTCCCATGGTCGCTCTATCTGCCCTGGTTGGCCGTGCGCTCGCGCGGCGACGCCTTCCACCGTTACTGCTGGATATGGTTCTGGGTGGTGTTAGTGTTCTTCTCGCTGAGCGGCAGCAAGCTGCCCAGCTACATCCTTCCGGCGTTCCCTGCCGTCGCGTTGCTGCTACCCATCGTGCCCTTCGAAATAAGGACCAGCGGGTCGCCTTCGCGCGCGTGGGCGACGCCGCTGATCGCCACCGGCGTAGTAGCGCTTTCCGGCGCCGTCTCACTGATGATGAGCACGTGGAACGTACCGGTGGGAATAGGAGACGCATTGCGGCTGACCGCTCTGATGCTGGCAGTGATGCTGATAGTGGCAACGCTACTCACGCGAGTGGTGCGGGTGGAGGTGGCCCACTGCGTAACGCCGGTGGTCATCGGCGTCGGTATCGTACTACCATTGGCTCTCGTAGGCATACCCGCATACTATGACGAGACTCACCGGGATGTGCACGTGTTAGCACAGAGGGTGAAGCCGCTGGTAGAGGAGGGTGCGACATACGTCCTCTACCGCGTCCGACCTGGGCATCCCAGCGTAATGTTCTACATGCCCAAGCAGGGTGTCAGCGTCGGCGACGTGCACGCCGCCAAGCCGTATACCGGGCACGGCGAGGTGCATATCACCTTGCGCGAGCACGTCGCAGAGCTGCAGCAGCTCGGGCTGACCGAGATTGATGCACAGGGCAAGTATGTTGCGATGCGTTCGGCGCCAGCCGAAAACGAGGAGCCCTAGCGGCCGCAGTAGGCCACGCAGGAGATCTGCACCATGGCCCCGTCTTGCAGCGCCGCCTGCATCACGGACCTCGCGGGTAGAGGTGCATCGAAAAACTCCTCGAAGGCTCGATCCAGCTCCGGAAGCAGGCTTAGATCGCTCATGCACACGTCCACGGAGACGATGCAGTCCACCGATGTCCCAGCGGCCTGGAGCAGCGCGGCGATGTTCAGCAGGGCGCGCTGCGTTTCCGCGTGCACCGTCCCTGCCTCCAGGCGTCCCGTAGTGGGACTAATCCCCCGCTGACCGGATACGAACACCCAGTCTCCCACTCGAAGGGCGGGTGAGTACGCTCCGCTGGCGGGCGGAGCGGCCTCGGGGGCGATGGCTTTGGTGATCATGGCGCACCTCGTGAGCAAGCTGTCTCCACACGGATTATCGGCTCACGCGGTGCGCCGGCCGATGGGCCGTCGGAAAGACCGGCCCGCCCAAGCCTCAGTCTTGCGCCCAGGCGGGAAGACCGCGCATGAAGCTCTCCGCGCGTTTCTTCGCCACTTCGGGGCCGATCGGCCCCTGCCACGTGGTGAACCAGTGCGCGATCCCGTCGCGAACTTCCTCGAACGACTTCAGGTTGCCTTGCTCGTCCGTGCAGTACTTGCAGTAGATGTC from Fimbriimonadia bacterium carries:
- a CDS encoding PDZ domain-containing protein, giving the protein MSASGYYRFPAIYGDRIVFVSEDDLWEVPAAGGVARRLTANLGAVANPHFSPDGKTIAFTGREEGNPEVYVMPAEGGPVRRVTYLGCNSTVLGWTPCGSYILFSTDYGQPRDRIGYVHAIRPEGGMHEPWPVGPAVSIWVHCGRATVLGRNNNDPARWKRYRGGTAGDLWIDREGNGVFERLIQLKGNLARPMWIGERVYFISDHEGIANLYSCTPKGEDLKRHTHHSDYFVRFPNSDGKRIVYHSGADLYVYDIESDRYEKVNVEYTGSRAQRQRKFVDAAKYLETYDLHPEGHSLAINARGKSFVMGNWEGAVVSQGHPDAPARYRLTRWLNDGKRVLTVTDEGGDYALDIHDTKNGECKRIEGLDIGRPAEVRISPTADHALLANHRNELVFVDLEAGTCARVDASQARPIQGFCWSPDGRWAAYGLPLDNYVTAIKLWNRETGDTHFATEPVLHDVEPAFDPEGKYLYFLGMRVLNPVYDNLHFDLGFPKGMKPYVITLKADARSPFLPEPRPLEPAKPETSPAEEGEKKEEGPKPVEIDLDGITNRVLAFPVAEGIYQRIAGIPGKVLFTSVQPMGALDIPWPETEPSARATLEMFDFDTQKVEPLVQGMSGFTLSRDSKTMAYQAGARLRVVKAGAKPDERMEKEEPGRLSGWVNLTRIKLSVVPPVEWKQMAREAWRLQREHFWTEDMSQIEWDAVWDRYSPLIDRVSTRGEFSDLVWEMQGELGTSHAYEFGGDYRPEPTYPQGFLGADIAFDGTHYRFTSILPGAPGEDQCSSPLLAPGVNVSVGDALLAVNGRPLSKDFSPYQALVHQAESEVVLTIEGTDGARRDVTVKALKGEFKLRYREWVEANRRYVHEKTGGRVGYVHIPDMGPQGYAEFHRLFLAEVAREAMIVDVRYNRGGHVSCLLLEKLARKRIGYDVSRWGQPEPYPPFSVAGPMVALTNQWAGSDGDIVSHAWKLMGLGPLIGKRTWGGVIGIWPRNMLADGTITSQPEYSFWFFDVGWGVENYGTDPDVDIDITPQDYVAGRDPQMEKAIEMVQELLAKEPPPKPDFSKRPNLALPKLIQP
- a CDS encoding glycosyltransferase family 39 protein, which encodes MRPSTGWSWLVAALLVGVLLGFTASRFGLFDLDEGFYASAAAEMVRSGDYLTPRYAQKPFLEKPPLLYWCMAAFLRMGVPGESAVRLPSVLAATLLLIMVGWAAARRGAGVLAVVGLAVTPIFFGLGSLAYTDMLLTLFLTAALLLFWSSLTGGPAWLRGPMAICLGLATLTKGPVALVLFLLIAGITYWKIPSVRHAYRKWWVEAAILYVLVAVPWYYLIYKVHGSEFFSEFILRQNLGRFGGGDTAHAAPIYFYLPVLLVGMFPWSLYLPWLAVRSRGDAFHRYCWIWFWVVLVFFSLSGSKLPSYILPAFPAVALLLPIVPFEIRTSGSPSRAWATPLIATGVVALSGAVSLMMSTWNVPVGIGDALRLTALMLAVMLIVATLLTRVVRVEVAHCVTPVVIGVGIVLPLALVGIPAYYDETHRDVHVLAQRVKPLVEEGATYVLYRVRPGHPSVMFYMPKQGVSVGDVHAAKPYTGHGEVHITLREHVAELQQLGLTEIDAQGKYVAMRSAPAENEEP
- a CDS encoding RidA family protein, translating into MITKAIAPEAAPPASGAYSPALRVGDWVFVSGQRGISPTTGRLEAGTVHAETQRALLNIAALLQAAGTSVDCIVSVDVCMSDLSLLPELDRAFEEFFDAPLPARSVMQAALQDGAMVQISCVAYCGR